From the Eschrichtius robustus isolate mEscRob2 chromosome 3, mEscRob2.pri, whole genome shotgun sequence genome, the window CCAGGGGCAGCACCCGAGGGATGGCTTGGGTGGGCATGGCAGAAGCTTTAgctctctctcccccccaccacacacTTCAGAAAAAGAATCAGTCTAGGCAGATTAAGTGTGGTTGCTATTCAAACAGCATCAGGACTGGCCCACAGACCTTCTGTCCTGCCCCTCCacccacctacacacacacacacacacacacacacacacaccccttccttTGTATAGCCTAGAACCTTTCCTACGTAAAAATTCTAAACTCCTAACAGTGACAGCAGCATCTCTACTGAAAGCTGCTGCCCCATCCACCAACTGCCAAATCTGCTGGCATAGTAATAAAGCCCAGAAGCCTATTCTCTTCAAAACAGGATAGAATACATtgccaaaaatcaaacaaacaggaACTCCAGATGATCCTGATTTGTTTTCAACTATCATACAGCCTTTCCTTATTTCTAAGGgcaaatgatttctttccttcgctTCTGAATGTCATTTACTTCTTGCATCCTCAGTGTACTGGTCCTCTGTCCCCAGAAACAAAGGGTGACTGTAAACATCCTCAAACTCTGTAGTGCTGCCCCTTCAGAGCCTTTCACCCCAGTGGATCCAGCCACATCACTTCCCCAGGCATCTCCTCTGGTGCTTCTGGCTATTACTGTTGGCGGTGATAGTGAGGGTTCTGTGTGCATGTGCTCTCTGTCTAGAAGAAGAGATAACAGGACCCTTACAGATCATGGAAGAGCCCACTGCCTCATCTTCCAGAGGAGAAAATGAGTCCCAGCAAGGAGAAGAGACTGGCCCAAGGCTGCAAAGCTGGTTGAAGTGAACCCGGTTGAGTCCACCTGAGATAGATGCATCAGTCCATCCTCATTTGATTGAAGATTAAAGCTCTCTTACTCTCTGGGCTCGGACCTAGGTTGCGGCGACATGGCTAAACGCACCAAGAAGGTCAGAATCGTGGGTAAATATGGGACCCATTATGGTGCCTCCCTCAGGAAAATGGTGAAGACAATTGAAATCAGCCAGCACGCCAAGTACACTTGCTCCTTCTGCGGCAAAGCCAAGATGAAGAGACGAGCTGTGGGCATTTGGCACTGTGGCTCCTGCATGAAAACAGTAGCTGGTGGTGCCTGGACCTACAACACCATTTCTGCCGCCACAGTAAAGTCTGCCATCAGAAGAGTGAAGGAATTGAAGGACCAGCAGAAGCACCACCATTTGAAACACTGCTAGCCTAAATGGGTTAATTtatgtaaccaaaaaaaaaaaaaaactctcttaaATTTATGTCACTTTTGTTCCCAAAACACTTTGATAACAGATAAAAATGCTAGTGGGGAGTTCTGCTTCCAGTAC encodes:
- the LOC137760527 gene encoding large ribosomal subunit protein eL43-like, encoding MAKRTKKVRIVGKYGTHYGASLRKMVKTIEISQHAKYTCSFCGKAKMKRRAVGIWHCGSCMKTVAGGAWTYNTISAATVKSAIRRVKELKDQQKHHHLKHC